The Scyliorhinus torazame isolate Kashiwa2021f chromosome 7, sScyTor2.1, whole genome shotgun sequence genome has a window encoding:
- the pttg1 gene encoding securin: MAMRIFVEQENELSTHRKNHLRLLSGSSTTDTSLLQTPQTGKMLTTTPQLQQSTRKALHDVNCSLRAGRMTGNSKKKRPDKVHKKSSTCNFKSTEKSSTSEPPKCTVGKSEDYPEIEAFIPYSPFDFEDFNVPEEHKLNHICLAGLPLLRLEKEEDLLEKVLNKIPSPLEWPSLAKEANLMMDFDVNADILADLDEIDEVELPMMENF, encoded by the exons ATGGCAATGAGAATATTTGTTGAGCAAGAAAATGAGTTGAGTACCCACAGAAAGAATCATCTGAGGCTACTTTCGGGTTCAT CTACAACTGACACATCTCTACTGCAGACTCCACAAACTGGAAAGATGCTAACTACAACTCCTCAATTACAGCAGTCCACAAGAAAAGCCCTGCATGATGTGAACTGTTCATTACGAGCCGGTAGAATGACTGGTAACTCAAAGAAAAAGAGACCAGATAAAGTTCATAAGAAAAGCTCTACTTGTAATTTTAAG TCCACAGAAAAATCTTCTACCTCAGAGCCACCAAAATGCACGGTTGGAAAATCTGAAGACTACCCTGAAATTGAAGCTTTTATTCCATACAGCCCTTTTG ACTTTGAAGACTTTAATGTACCAGAGGAACATAAGCTTAATCATATTTGCCTGGCAGGCCTGCCACTCCTCCGTCTTGAGAAAGAAGAAGACTTATTGGAAAAGGTGCTGAACAAAATCCCTTCGCCTCTCGAATGGCCTTCACTTGCCAAAGAAGCCA ATCTGATGATGGATTTCGATGTGAATGCTGATATTTTGGCAGATTTGGATGAAATTGATGAAGTTGAATTGCCAATGATGGAAAATTTCTAA